The following coding sequences lie in one Pseudomonas monsensis genomic window:
- a CDS encoding SCO family protein: protein MTRTQKTVFILVAVIALILGLTVNKVLSGKGQGDPTALIDAGIILLPQSRTLPGVTMTNQDGQPVAIDELKGKWSLLFFGYTFCPDICPTTLAQLRQIKSELPKDAVDKLQIVLVSVDPNRDNPQQLKQYLGYFDPQFIGLTPKSIEELQKVANAVSIPFIPADTSKPNYTVDHSGNLAVIGPDGTQRGFIRAPLNNAKLVAQLPVMLNRK, encoded by the coding sequence ATGACTCGAACCCAGAAAACCGTCTTCATCCTCGTCGCCGTGATCGCGCTGATCCTGGGACTTACCGTCAACAAAGTGCTGAGTGGCAAGGGCCAGGGCGACCCCACTGCGCTGATCGACGCCGGCATCATCCTGCTGCCGCAGAGCCGCACCCTGCCGGGCGTGACCATGACCAATCAGGATGGCCAACCGGTCGCCATCGACGAGTTGAAAGGCAAGTGGAGCCTGCTGTTCTTCGGCTACACCTTCTGCCCGGACATCTGCCCGACCACCCTCGCCCAATTGCGCCAGATCAAGAGCGAGTTGCCCAAAGACGCTGTGGACAAGTTGCAGATCGTACTGGTCAGCGTTGACCCGAACCGCGATAACCCGCAGCAGTTGAAGCAGTACCTGGGCTACTTCGATCCGCAGTTCATCGGCCTGACGCCGAAGTCGATCGAAGAGCTGCAGAAGGTCGCCAATGCGGTGAGCATTCCGTTTATTCCGGCCGATACCAGCAAGCCCAACTACACCGTGGATCACAGCGGCAACCTGGCGGTGATCGGGCCGGACGGGACGCAGCGCGGGTTTATTCGGGCGCCGTTGAACAACGCCAAACTGGTCGCGCAGTTGCCGGTGATGCTCAACCGCAAATAA
- a CDS encoding PA5502 family lipoprotein, whose translation MKPFASRYLLLVAFSVLLGACQSTPPVAEVPDARATAIAQLEQSLASSELATAEDQLAALQAQSPNDQSLEQYQRQLAEAYLRRSQIVLQKGDVNAAATALSRARALMPKAPALTGGVNGAITEARKAELEKAEAALLAAEAKPKAKVIDPTAESTTVALNITDSRKLRRQLDAIAADVVNYECGVTIQAPRTDDYPWLATLLTKRVKKLNPDFDLKIVKQTLRTVPAQMVLSPRKP comes from the coding sequence ATGAAGCCGTTCGCCTCCCGTTATCTGCTCCTTGTCGCATTTTCCGTGCTGCTGGGCGCCTGCCAAAGCACGCCGCCGGTGGCTGAAGTCCCCGACGCGCGGGCCACGGCCATCGCACAGCTGGAGCAAAGCCTGGCCAGCAGCGAACTGGCCACCGCCGAAGACCAATTGGCCGCCTTGCAGGCACAGAGCCCCAACGACCAGTCCCTTGAGCAATACCAGCGGCAGTTGGCCGAAGCCTATCTGCGCCGTAGTCAGATTGTGTTGCAGAAAGGCGACGTGAATGCTGCCGCCACTGCGCTGAGCCGTGCCCGCGCCCTGATGCCCAAGGCTCCGGCGCTGACCGGTGGCGTCAACGGCGCCATCACCGAAGCCCGCAAAGCCGAGCTGGAAAAAGCTGAAGCCGCACTGCTCGCTGCCGAAGCCAAACCGAAAGCCAAGGTGATCGACCCGACCGCCGAGAGCACCACGGTGGCGCTGAACATCACCGATAGCCGCAAACTTCGCCGGCAACTCGATGCGATCGCCGCTGATGTGGTGAATTATGAGTGTGGGGTGACCATTCAGGCGCCGCGTACCGATGACTATCCGTGGCTGGCGACTCTGCTGACCAAGCGGGTGAAGAAGTTGAACCCGGATTTTGATCTGAAGATTGTGAAGCAAACTCTACGCACAGTACCGGCGCAGATGGTCTTGAGTCCGCGTAAACCTTAA
- a CDS encoding methionine ABC transporter ATP-binding protein — MIEFQNVHKTYRVSGKDIPALHPTSLAIENGQVFGLIGHSGAGKSTLLRLINRLEDSSGGKIFVDGEEVTALDANGLRRFRQQVGMIFQHFNLLASKTVADNVALPLTLAGELSTSEINQRVAELLARVGLSDHAKKYPAQLSGGQKQRVGIARALATKPKILLCDEATSALDPQTTASVLQLLAEINRELKLTIVLITHEMDVIRRVCDQVAVMDAGVIVEQGSVADVFLHPQHPTTKRFVQESEQIDENEQRDDFAHVPGRIVRLTFQGEATYAPLLGTVARETGVDYSILAGRIDRIKDIPYGQLTLAVTGGDMEAAFARFAAADVHMEVLR, encoded by the coding sequence GTGATCGAGTTTCAAAACGTCCACAAAACTTACCGCGTCTCCGGTAAGGACATTCCCGCCCTGCACCCGACCAGTCTTGCGATTGAAAACGGTCAGGTGTTCGGCCTGATCGGCCATTCCGGTGCGGGAAAAAGTACCCTGCTGCGTCTGATCAATCGCCTGGAAGACTCCAGCGGCGGCAAGATTTTCGTCGACGGCGAAGAAGTCACCGCGCTGGACGCCAACGGCCTGCGCCGTTTCCGCCAGCAAGTCGGGATGATCTTCCAGCACTTCAACCTGCTCGCCTCCAAGACCGTGGCCGACAACGTCGCGCTGCCGCTGACCCTGGCCGGCGAACTGTCGACCAGCGAGATCAATCAGCGCGTCGCCGAGTTGCTGGCGCGGGTCGGCCTGTCCGATCACGCCAAGAAGTACCCGGCGCAATTGTCCGGCGGCCAGAAACAGCGCGTCGGCATCGCCCGCGCCCTGGCGACCAAACCGAAGATTCTGCTGTGCGACGAGGCCACCAGCGCCCTTGACCCGCAGACCACCGCGTCGGTCCTGCAACTGCTGGCCGAGATCAACCGCGAACTGAAACTGACCATCGTCCTGATCACTCATGAGATGGACGTGATCCGTCGCGTCTGCGACCAAGTGGCGGTAATGGACGCTGGCGTGATCGTCGAGCAAGGCTCGGTGGCCGATGTGTTCCTGCATCCGCAGCACCCGACCACCAAGCGTTTTGTGCAGGAAAGCGAGCAGATCGACGAAAACGAGCAGCGTGATGACTTCGCTCACGTGCCGGGCCGCATCGTGCGCCTGACCTTCCAGGGCGAAGCGACTTACGCGCCGTTGCTCGGTACCGTCGCCCGAGAAACCGGGGTCGACTACAGCATCCTCGCCGGTCGCATCGACCGCATCAAAGACATTCCTTACGGGCAATTGACCCTCGCCGTCACCGGTGGCGACATGGAAGCGGCCTTCGCCCGTTTCGCCGCCGCTGACGTTCACATGGAGGTGCTGCGTTAA
- the znuB gene encoding zinc ABC transporter permease subunit ZnuB has translation MADFLLYALLAGLALALVAGPLGSFVVWRRMAYFGDTLSHAALLGVALGFLLDVSPTVAVTVGCLLLAVLLVTLQQRQPLASDTLLGILAPSTLSLGLVVLSFMHEVRIDLMAYLFGDLLAISPTDLAWILGGSAAVLVLLVTLWRPLLAITVHEELAKVEGLPVAGLRMALMLLIAVVIAVAMKIVGVLLITSLLIIPAAAAQRHARSPEQMALGASLLGMLAVCGGLALSWFKDTPAGPSIVVTAAALFLLSFVLPRRGV, from the coding sequence ATGGCTGATTTTCTGTTGTATGCCCTGCTTGCAGGTCTGGCGCTGGCGCTGGTCGCGGGTCCGCTTGGCTCGTTCGTGGTCTGGCGGCGCATGGCGTATTTCGGCGACACCTTGTCCCACGCCGCACTGCTCGGTGTGGCGCTCGGCTTTCTGCTGGATGTCAGCCCGACGGTGGCGGTGACGGTCGGTTGCCTGTTGTTGGCGGTTTTGCTGGTGACCTTGCAACAGCGCCAGCCGCTGGCGTCCGACACGCTGTTGGGAATTCTCGCGCCGAGTACGCTCTCTCTCGGCCTGGTGGTACTAAGCTTCATGCATGAAGTGCGGATCGACCTGATGGCCTATCTGTTCGGTGACCTGCTGGCGATCAGTCCGACCGATCTGGCGTGGATCCTCGGCGGCAGCGCGGCGGTGCTGGTGTTGCTGGTGACGCTGTGGCGGCCATTGCTGGCGATCACCGTGCATGAAGAATTGGCCAAAGTCGAAGGCCTGCCGGTGGCGGGCCTGCGTATGGCGTTGATGCTGTTGATCGCGGTAGTGATTGCGGTGGCGATGAAAATCGTCGGGGTGTTGCTGATCACCTCGCTGCTGATCATCCCGGCCGCTGCGGCACAACGTCACGCCCGCTCGCCGGAGCAGATGGCGCTGGGCGCGAGCCTGCTGGGCATGCTCGCCGTGTGTGGCGGGCTGGCGCTGTCGTGGTTCAAGGACACCCCGGCCGGGCCGTCAATCGTTGTGACGGCGGCCGCACTGTTTCTGCTGAGTTTTGTTCTGCCCCGTCGAGGGGTGTAG
- a CDS encoding MetQ/NlpA family ABC transporter substrate-binding protein, whose product MKKLIAAFAAVAAFSAHAAETLTVAATPVPHAEILEFVKPALAKEGVDLKVKVFTDYIQPNVQVAEKRLDANFFQHQPYLDEFNKAKGTSLVAVTGVHLEPLGAYSNKYKKLDELPSGANVVIPNDATNGGRALLLLDKAGVIKLKDSKNILSTVKDIAENPKDLKIRELEAATIPRVLTQVDLALINTNYALEAKLDPSKDALVIEGNDSPYVNILVSRADNKDSDAMQKLAAALHSPEVKKFITEKYKGAVLPAF is encoded by the coding sequence ATGAAAAAACTGATCGCTGCTTTCGCTGCCGTAGCCGCTTTTTCGGCCCACGCTGCAGAAACCCTGACCGTTGCCGCCACCCCGGTGCCGCACGCGGAAATCCTCGAGTTCGTGAAACCGGCGCTGGCCAAGGAAGGCGTGGATCTGAAGGTCAAGGTGTTCACCGACTACATTCAGCCCAACGTACAGGTCGCCGAAAAGCGTCTGGACGCTAACTTCTTCCAGCACCAGCCGTACCTCGACGAGTTCAACAAGGCCAAGGGCACCAGCCTGGTTGCTGTGACCGGCGTGCACCTGGAGCCATTGGGTGCGTACTCGAACAAGTACAAGAAGCTTGATGAACTGCCAAGCGGCGCCAATGTGGTAATCCCGAACGACGCCACCAACGGCGGCCGTGCGCTGTTGCTGCTGGACAAGGCGGGCGTGATCAAGCTGAAGGATTCGAAGAACATTCTGTCGACTGTCAAAGACATCGCCGAGAACCCGAAAGACCTGAAGATCCGTGAACTGGAAGCCGCGACCATCCCGCGCGTGCTGACCCAGGTCGATCTGGCGCTGATCAACACCAACTACGCGCTGGAAGCCAAGCTCGATCCATCCAAGGATGCGCTGGTGATCGAAGGCAACGACTCGCCTTACGTGAACATCCTGGTGTCCCGTGCGGACAACAAGGACAGCGACGCGATGCAGAAACTGGCGGCTGCCCTGCATAGCCCGGAAGTGAAGAAGTTCATTACCGAGAAGTACAAAGGCGCGGTATTGCCGGCGTTCTGA
- a CDS encoding methionine ABC transporter permease has product MYDAAIKNYDAAVEAIKLFFQNIDWLEIGLATNDTMMMLGGSLLFTVLLGLPLGVLLFLCSPRQLLENRVVYAIMSLAVNILRSLPFIILLIVMIPFTVMITGTSLGVAGAIPPLVVGATPFFARLVETALREVDRGIIEATQSMGATTRQIIMNALLPEARPGIFAAITVTAITLVSYTAMAGVVGAGGLGDLAIRFGYQRFQTDVMIVTVVLLLILVQVLQMVGDRLVVHFSRK; this is encoded by the coding sequence ATGTACGACGCTGCAATCAAGAACTACGACGCCGCAGTAGAAGCCATCAAGCTGTTCTTCCAGAACATCGACTGGCTGGAAATCGGCCTGGCCACCAACGACACCATGATGATGCTCGGTGGTTCGCTGTTGTTCACCGTTCTGCTCGGCCTGCCGCTGGGTGTGCTGCTGTTTCTCTGCAGCCCGCGGCAGTTGCTGGAAAACCGGGTGGTCTACGCGATCATGTCGCTGGCGGTGAACATCCTGCGTTCGCTGCCGTTCATCATTCTGTTGATCGTGATGATCCCGTTCACCGTGATGATCACCGGCACCTCGCTGGGCGTGGCCGGGGCGATTCCGCCGTTGGTAGTGGGGGCGACCCCGTTCTTCGCGCGTCTGGTGGAAACCGCATTGCGTGAAGTCGATCGCGGCATCATCGAAGCCACCCAGTCGATGGGCGCGACCACCCGGCAGATCATCATGAACGCCTTGCTGCCAGAGGCCCGTCCGGGCATTTTCGCGGCGATTACGGTGACGGCGATTACACTGGTGTCCTACACGGCGATGGCCGGTGTGGTCGGCGCCGGTGGTCTGGGTGACCTGGCGATCCGTTTCGGCTACCAGCGTTTCCAGACTGACGTGATGATCGTCACCGTCGTGTTGCTGCTGATTCTGGTGCAAGTGCTGCAAATGGTCGGTGATCGACTGGTCGTGCATTTTTCGCGCAAATAA
- the cyoE gene encoding heme o synthase: protein MALLIGERPAQALWRDYLELTKPKVVVLMLITSLVGMFLATRAGVPWTVLVFGNLGIALCAGGAAAVNHVVDRRIDAVMARTHKRPLAEGRVSPAAALTFALVLALLGQALLLTFTNPLTAWLTLASLLGYAVIYTGFLKRATPQNIVIGGLAGAAPPLLGWTAATGHVSAEPLLLVLIIFAWTPPHFWALAIHRKEEYAKADIPMLPVTHGEHYTKVHILLYTFALLAVSLLPYVIHMSGVLYLLCALALGARFLQWAVVLYRGTRPHAAINTFKYSIYYLFLLFIALLVDHYLLLNL, encoded by the coding sequence ATGGCGCTTCTGATCGGCGAACGTCCCGCGCAAGCGCTGTGGCGTGACTATCTGGAGCTGACCAAACCGAAAGTGGTGGTGCTGATGCTCATCACCTCTCTGGTCGGCATGTTCCTCGCGACCCGTGCCGGGGTGCCGTGGACCGTGCTGGTGTTCGGTAACCTCGGGATCGCCCTGTGTGCCGGCGGTGCGGCGGCGGTCAACCATGTGGTGGACCGGCGCATCGACGCGGTGATGGCGCGCACCCACAAGCGGCCATTGGCTGAAGGCCGGGTATCGCCGGCTGCGGCACTGACCTTTGCCTTGGTCCTGGCGCTGCTCGGCCAGGCCTTGTTGCTGACCTTCACCAACCCGCTGACTGCCTGGCTGACCCTCGCCTCTCTGCTCGGCTACGCGGTGATCTACACCGGTTTCCTCAAGCGCGCGACGCCGCAGAACATCGTCATCGGCGGCCTCGCCGGCGCCGCCCCGCCACTGCTTGGCTGGACCGCCGCCACCGGTCATGTCAGCGCCGAACCGTTGCTGCTGGTGCTGATCATCTTCGCCTGGACCCCGCCGCACTTCTGGGCGCTGGCAATCCATCGTAAAGAGGAATACGCCAAGGCCGACATCCCGATGCTGCCGGTGACCCACGGCGAGCATTACACCAAAGTGCACATTCTGCTCTACACCTTTGCGCTGCTGGCGGTGAGTCTGCTGCCGTACGTGATCCACATGAGCGGCGTGCTGTATCTGCTGTGCGCCCTCGCGCTGGGCGCAAGGTTTCTGCAATGGGCCGTGGTGCTGTACCGTGGCACTCGGCCGCACGCGGCGATCAACACCTTCAAGTACTCTATTTATTACTTGTTCCTGTTGTTCATCGCCCTGCTCGTAGACCACTACTTACTGTTGAACTTATGA
- a CDS encoding zinc ABC transporter substrate-binding protein produces MSRLFSVFVAFVASFLLIGSAQAEVKVLTSIKPLQLIAAAVQDGVAIPEVLLPPGASPHNYALRPSDVRKVQSVDLLYWIGPDMEGFLPRVLNGRTLPSVAVQDLPGMKLRRFAEDSHSHAEDADEHDHDHRPGTLDAHLWLAPVNARVIAEKMAADLSAADPANAERYQSNAKAFDERLDALDQRLKKRLASVEGKPYFVFHEAFDYFEEAYGLKHAGVFSVAAEVQPGAQHVAAMRKRLQEVGKTCVFSEPPLRPRLAETLVAGLPVKLAELDALGGYTPATAQGYEQVLEKLGNDLAGCLESL; encoded by the coding sequence GTGTCCCGACTTTTTTCTGTTTTTGTGGCGTTTGTCGCCAGTTTTCTGCTGATCGGTTCGGCTCAGGCCGAGGTCAAGGTCCTCACCAGCATCAAACCGTTGCAACTGATTGCTGCGGCAGTGCAGGACGGTGTGGCCATCCCGGAGGTGCTGCTGCCGCCGGGTGCTTCGCCGCATAACTACGCGCTGCGCCCGTCCGACGTGCGCAAGGTGCAATCAGTCGATCTGCTGTACTGGATCGGCCCGGACATGGAAGGTTTCCTGCCACGTGTACTGAACGGGCGGACCCTGCCGAGCGTAGCGGTGCAAGACCTGCCGGGCATGAAACTGCGTCGTTTCGCCGAGGACAGCCACTCCCACGCCGAAGACGCCGACGAGCATGATCACGATCACCGCCCGGGCACACTGGACGCGCATTTGTGGTTAGCGCCGGTCAACGCGCGGGTCATTGCCGAGAAAATGGCCGCCGACCTCAGCGCTGCCGATCCGGCCAACGCCGAGCGCTATCAGAGCAACGCCAAGGCGTTTGATGAGCGTCTGGATGCATTGGATCAGCGTTTGAAGAAGCGTCTGGCCAGCGTTGAAGGCAAGCCGTACTTCGTCTTTCACGAGGCGTTTGATTACTTTGAAGAGGCTTATGGCCTGAAGCATGCCGGTGTGTTCAGCGTAGCCGCCGAAGTGCAGCCCGGTGCGCAGCATGTTGCGGCGATGCGCAAGCGCTTGCAGGAAGTGGGCAAGACTTGTGTGTTCAGTGAGCCGCCATTGCGTCCGCGTCTGGCCGAGACTTTGGTGGCCGGCCTGCCGGTGAAACTTGCGGAGCTGGACGCGCTGGGCGGATACACCCCGGCGACGGCTCAAGGCTATGAGCAGGTGCTGGAGAAGCTGGGCAATGATCTGGCAGGGTGCCTGGAATCGCTGTAA
- the znuC gene encoding zinc ABC transporter ATP-binding protein ZnuC, whose product MSNPLIRLQHVAVTFAGQTVLDNIELSVEPGQIVTLIGPNGAGKTTLVRAVLGLLKPDSGSVWRKPKLRVGYMPQKLHVDPTLPLSVLRFLRLVPGVDRPRALAALKEVGAEHVIDSPVQSVSGGEMQRVLLARALLREPELLVLDEPVQGVDVAGQAELYSLITRLRDRHGCGVLMVSHDLHLVMSTTDQVVCLNRHVCCSGHPEQVSGDPAFVELFGKNAPSLAIYHHHHDHAHDLHGSVVKAPDAGHTHVHGDHCKHG is encoded by the coding sequence ATGAGCAACCCGTTGATCCGTCTTCAGCACGTCGCCGTCACGTTTGCCGGGCAGACGGTGTTGGACAATATCGAACTGAGCGTCGAGCCGGGGCAGATCGTCACTCTGATCGGCCCCAACGGTGCTGGCAAGACCACCCTGGTGCGCGCTGTACTCGGCCTGCTGAAACCGGACAGTGGCAGCGTCTGGCGCAAGCCGAAACTGCGCGTTGGCTACATGCCGCAGAAACTGCACGTCGATCCGACCTTGCCGCTCTCGGTGCTGCGCTTCCTGCGCCTGGTGCCCGGCGTAGACCGTCCGCGTGCATTGGCGGCGCTCAAGGAAGTCGGTGCCGAACACGTCATCGACAGTCCGGTGCAAAGCGTCTCCGGCGGTGAAATGCAGCGCGTGCTGTTGGCTCGGGCGCTGCTGCGCGAGCCGGAGTTGCTGGTGCTCGATGAGCCGGTGCAAGGCGTCGATGTCGCCGGCCAAGCCGAGCTGTACAGCCTGATTACCCGGCTGCGCGACCGTCACGGCTGCGGCGTATTGATGGTGTCCCACGATTTGCATCTGGTCATGAGCACCACCGACCAGGTGGTCTGCCTCAACCGTCATGTCTGCTGCTCCGGGCATCCCGAGCAGGTCAGCGGCGATCCGGCGTTCGTCGAGCTGTTCGGCAAGAATGCGCCGAGCCTGGCGATCTATCACCACCATCACGACCACGCCCACGACCTGCACGGTTCGGTGGTCAAGGCGCCCGATGCGGGCCACACCCACGTTCACGGAGACCACTGCAAGCATGGCTGA
- a CDS encoding Fur family transcriptional regulator, with protein MPITPIASRPHDHSHCVHSALTEADALCAQKGLRLTALRRRVLELVWQSHKPLGAYDILAVLSEQDGRRAAPPTVYRALDFLLENGLVHRISSLNAFVGCVHPEHAHQGQFLICRDCHAAIELEQKVISDAIINSARDVGFIVETQTVEVVGLCSGCQGA; from the coding sequence ATGCCTATTACACCGATTGCCAGCCGTCCTCACGACCACTCTCATTGCGTGCACAGCGCACTGACCGAGGCCGATGCCTTGTGCGCCCAGAAAGGCCTGCGCCTGACTGCATTGCGCCGGCGAGTCCTGGAACTGGTCTGGCAGAGCCACAAGCCGCTGGGCGCCTACGACATTCTCGCGGTGTTGAGCGAGCAGGACGGTCGTCGCGCCGCACCGCCGACCGTGTACCGCGCGCTGGATTTCCTTTTGGAAAACGGCCTGGTGCACCGTATCTCTTCGCTTAACGCCTTCGTCGGTTGCGTGCATCCCGAGCACGCGCATCAGGGCCAGTTCCTGATCTGCCGCGACTGCCACGCGGCGATCGAGCTTGAACAAAAAGTGATCAGCGACGCGATTATCAACAGCGCCAGGGATGTCGGTTTCATCGTCGAAACCCAGACCGTCGAAGTGGTCGGCCTGTGCTCCGGTTGCCAGGGGGCTTGA
- the katE gene encoding catalase HPII, giving the protein MSSKKPTTDKSQMAGTDTKDRANTNAKLDSLESFRSDATGQALRTNQGVKVADNQNTLKAGPRGPSLLEDFIMREKITHFDHERIPERIVHARGTGAHGFFQAYENHSTLTKAGFLQDPGKKTPVFVRFSTVQGPRGSGDTVRDVRGFAVKFFTDEGNFDLVGNNMPVFFIQDAIKFPDFVHAVKPEPHNEIPTGGSAHDTFWDFVSLVPESAHMVIWAMSDRAIPKSLRSMQGFGVHTFRLVNAEGKSRFVKFHWRPTAGTCSLVWDEAQKLAGKDTDYHRRDLWEAIEMGDYPEWELGVQIIEEENEHDFDFDILDPTKLIPEEIVPITPLGKMTLNRNPDNFFAETEQVAFCPGHIVPGIDFSNDPLLQGRLFSYTDTQISRLGGPNFHELPINRPVAPFHNGQRDAQHRTVIDKGRASYEPNSIDGGWPKETPPAAQDGGFESYPERIDANKIRQRSESFSDHFSQARLFFNSMSEHEKEHIIAAYSFELGKVEREFIRARQVNEILANIDLELAKRVAANLGLPVPGKGTVEVLKTSFDHSPALSQANLLPENIKTRKVAILAANGVDGAAIDAMKKALAAEGAHAKLLGPTSAPVKTADGKTLAVDASMEGMPSVIFDAVFVPGGAASINALSGDGVALHYLLEAYKHLKAIALHGEAEQLQDLLKLEADAGLLQGKDVRALTKPFFAAIGQHRVWAREPKAKAVPA; this is encoded by the coding sequence ATGAGCAGCAAGAAACCTACGACCGACAAAAGCCAGATGGCCGGAACCGATACCAAGGATCGCGCCAACACCAACGCCAAACTCGACAGCCTGGAGAGCTTTCGTTCCGACGCCACCGGCCAGGCCCTGCGCACCAACCAGGGGGTGAAGGTCGCCGACAACCAGAACACCCTTAAGGCCGGCCCACGCGGGCCGTCGCTGCTGGAAGACTTCATCATGCGTGAGAAAATCACGCACTTTGACCATGAGCGAATCCCGGAGCGCATCGTCCACGCCCGCGGTACCGGCGCGCATGGTTTCTTTCAGGCCTACGAGAACCATTCGACACTGACCAAGGCCGGTTTCCTGCAGGATCCGGGGAAAAAGACCCCGGTGTTCGTGCGTTTTTCCACCGTACAGGGGCCACGCGGCTCCGGCGATACCGTGCGTGACGTGCGTGGTTTCGCGGTGAAGTTCTTCACCGACGAAGGCAACTTCGACCTGGTCGGCAACAACATGCCGGTGTTTTTCATTCAGGACGCAATCAAGTTCCCCGACTTCGTCCACGCGGTGAAACCCGAGCCGCACAATGAAATCCCCACCGGTGGCTCGGCTCACGACACGTTCTGGGACTTCGTATCCCTGGTGCCGGAATCGGCGCACATGGTCATCTGGGCGATGTCCGACCGGGCGATCCCGAAAAGCCTGCGCAGCATGCAGGGCTTTGGCGTGCACACCTTCCGCCTGGTCAACGCCGAGGGCAAATCGCGCTTCGTCAAATTCCACTGGCGCCCTACCGCCGGCACCTGCTCACTGGTGTGGGACGAGGCGCAGAAACTCGCCGGTAAAGACACCGACTACCACCGTCGCGACCTCTGGGAAGCCATCGAGATGGGCGATTACCCGGAATGGGAACTGGGTGTGCAGATCATCGAGGAGGAAAACGAGCACGACTTCGATTTCGACATCCTCGACCCGACCAAACTGATCCCCGAAGAAATCGTACCGATCACCCCGCTGGGCAAGATGACCCTCAACCGTAACCCGGACAACTTCTTTGCCGAGACCGAGCAGGTCGCGTTTTGCCCAGGCCACATCGTGCCCGGCATCGACTTCTCCAACGATCCGCTGCTGCAAGGTCGACTGTTTTCCTACACCGACACGCAAATCAGCCGACTCGGCGGGCCGAATTTTCATGAGCTGCCGATCAACCGCCCGGTGGCACCGTTCCACAACGGTCAGCGCGACGCGCAGCACCGCACGGTGATCGACAAGGGTCGTGCATCCTACGAACCAAACTCGATTGATGGCGGCTGGCCGAAAGAAACCCCGCCGGCGGCGCAGGACGGTGGCTTCGAGAGCTACCCGGAACGCATCGACGCGAACAAGATCCGCCAGCGCAGCGAATCGTTCAGCGACCACTTCTCCCAGGCGCGGCTGTTCTTCAACAGCATGAGTGAGCACGAGAAGGAACACATCATCGCCGCCTACAGCTTCGAACTGGGCAAGGTCGAACGGGAGTTCATCCGCGCGCGGCAAGTGAACGAGATTCTCGCCAACATCGACCTGGAACTGGCTAAACGCGTTGCGGCCAATCTGGGCCTGCCGGTGCCGGGCAAAGGCACGGTCGAAGTGCTCAAAACTTCGTTCGATCATTCGCCGGCGCTGAGTCAGGCCAATCTGCTGCCAGAAAACATCAAGACCCGCAAAGTAGCGATTCTTGCCGCCAACGGCGTCGATGGTGCGGCGATTGATGCGATGAAAAAGGCCTTGGCGGCTGAAGGTGCACACGCCAAATTGCTCGGTCCGACCTCGGCCCCGGTGAAGACTGCCGACGGCAAAACCCTGGCGGTGGATGCATCAATGGAAGGCATGCCTTCGGTGATCTTCGATGCGGTGTTCGTGCCGGGTGGCGCGGCGTCAATCAACGCGTTGAGCGGCGATGGCGTGGCGTTGCATTACCTGCTGGAGGCGTACAAGCATCTGAAAGCGATTGCGCTGCACGGCGAGGCCGAACAGTTGCAGGATCTGCTGAAGCTGGAAGCGGATGCAGGGTTGCTGCAGGGCAAGGATGTGAGAGCGTTGACCAAACCGTTCTTTGCCGCGATCGGGCAGCATCGGGTTTGGGCGCGGGAGCCTAAGGCGAAGGCCGTTCCGGCTTAA